The following proteins are co-located in the Nocardia bhagyanarayanae genome:
- the hsaC gene encoding iron-dependent extradiol dioxygenase HsaC has product MGIRSLGYLRIEATDMAAWREYGLKVLGMIEGKGSIPDALYLRMDEFPARLVIVPGEKDRLQVSGWETANAEELQDIRNRLEAAGVPYKEGSAAEKADRRVYELISFEDPSGNVLEAFHGVALEHRRVVSPYGHRFVTEEQGLGHVVLSTSDDKAALEFYRDVLGFRLRDSMRLPPQMVGRPADGEPAWLRFFGCNPRHHSLAFLPMPTPSGIVHLMLEVENADDVGLCLDRALRKKVKMSATLGRHVNDKMLSFYMKTPGGFDVEFGCEGLEVDDHDWIARESTAVSLWGHDFTVGQRQQ; this is encoded by the coding sequence ATGGGCATTCGATCGCTCGGCTATCTGCGCATCGAGGCCACCGATATGGCGGCCTGGCGCGAATACGGCCTCAAGGTGCTGGGCATGATTGAGGGCAAGGGCAGCATCCCGGACGCGCTCTACCTGCGGATGGACGAATTCCCGGCCCGGCTGGTCATCGTCCCCGGTGAGAAGGACCGGTTGCAGGTCTCCGGCTGGGAGACGGCCAACGCCGAAGAGCTGCAAGACATCCGGAATCGGTTGGAAGCCGCGGGCGTGCCCTACAAGGAGGGCAGCGCGGCGGAGAAGGCCGATCGGCGCGTCTACGAGCTGATCAGCTTCGAGGACCCGTCCGGCAACGTGCTCGAGGCGTTCCACGGCGTCGCGCTGGAGCACCGGCGGGTGGTCAGCCCGTACGGGCACCGGTTCGTCACCGAGGAGCAGGGTCTCGGCCACGTGGTGCTCAGCACCTCCGACGACAAGGCCGCGCTGGAGTTCTACCGCGACGTGCTCGGCTTCCGTCTGCGCGACTCGATGCGGCTGCCACCGCAGATGGTCGGCCGTCCCGCCGACGGCGAACCCGCCTGGCTGCGGTTCTTCGGCTGCAATCCGCGCCACCACTCGCTGGCCTTCCTGCCGATGCCGACTCCCAGCGGCATCGTCCACCTCATGCTCGAGGTGGAGAACGCGGACGACGTCGGCCTGTGCCTGGATCGCGCGCTGCGCAAGAAGGTCAAGATGTCGGCCACCCTCGGCAGGCACGTCAACGACAAGATGCTGTCGTTCTACATGAAGACGCCCGGCGGCTTCGATGTCGAATTCGGCTGCGAGGGTCTGGAAGTCGACGACCACGACTGGATCGCCAGGGAGTCCACCGCCGTGAGCCTGTGGGGCCACGACTTCACGGTGGGCCAGCGCCAGCAATGA
- the hsaD gene encoding 4,5:9,10-diseco-3-hydroxy-5,9,17-trioxoandrosta-1(10),2-diene-4-oate hydrolase gives MTSTVELTYESTSRYAQVRPDLRLHYHEAGSGNGPTIVLLHGGGPGASSWSNFARNIPVLAQNFHVLAVDQPGFGKSDKPVEHPQYFAHSASALKDLLDHLQITDRVHILGNSLGGGAAVRFALDYPDRAGKLVLMGPGGLSLNAFAPDPTEGVKLLSRFNFEPTRANLEAFLRIMVFDQKLITEELIDERFESAKTPEALAATRAMGKSFSGPDFELGMLWRDAYKLRQPVLLIWGREDRVNPLDGAIIATKMIPRVQLHVFGGCGHWAQLEKFHEFNRLATDFLSGSGKEK, from the coding sequence ATGACCTCGACGGTGGAACTCACCTACGAATCGACCTCGCGCTACGCGCAGGTGCGGCCGGACCTGCGGCTGCACTACCACGAGGCGGGCAGCGGCAACGGGCCGACGATCGTGCTGCTGCACGGCGGCGGCCCCGGCGCGTCGTCCTGGTCGAATTTCGCACGAAACATCCCCGTGCTGGCGCAGAATTTCCATGTGCTCGCGGTGGATCAGCCGGGTTTCGGCAAGTCGGACAAGCCGGTCGAGCATCCGCAGTACTTCGCGCACTCGGCGTCGGCGCTGAAGGATCTGCTCGACCACCTGCAGATCACCGACCGGGTGCACATTCTCGGTAATTCGCTCGGCGGCGGCGCGGCGGTCCGGTTCGCTCTCGACTACCCGGACCGGGCGGGCAAGCTCGTGCTGATGGGCCCGGGCGGGCTGAGCCTCAACGCCTTCGCGCCGGACCCGACCGAGGGCGTGAAGCTGCTCTCCCGCTTCAACTTCGAGCCGACAAGGGCGAACCTCGAGGCGTTCCTGCGGATCATGGTCTTCGACCAGAAGCTGATCACCGAGGAACTGATCGACGAACGCTTCGAATCGGCCAAGACCCCCGAGGCGCTGGCCGCGACTCGCGCCATGGGCAAATCGTTCTCCGGACCCGATTTCGAGCTCGGCATGCTCTGGCGCGACGCCTACAAGCTGCGCCAGCCGGTGCTGCTGATCTGGGGCCGGGAGGACCGGGTCAACCCGCTCGACGGCGCCATCATCGCGACCAAGATGATCCCGCGGGTGCAACTGCACGTGTTCGGCGGCTGCGGCCACTGGGCGCAGCTGGAGAAGTTCCACGAATTCAACCGGCTGGCAACGGACTTCCTGTCCGGCTCCGGCAAGGAGAAGTAG